The window TCCCAAGGGGGGGCCGGGCATGCGGGAAATGCTGATGCCCACCTCGGCCCTGGCCGGTATGGGACTGGATAAAGAAGTGGCCTTGCTGACCGACGGACGATTTTCAGGTGCCTCCAGAGGAGCATCCATCGGACACGTTTCGCCGGAAGCAGCGGAAGGGGGTCTTATCTCCGTCCTTCAGGACGGGGATATTGTGGAAATCGATATTCCCAACTACCGTTTGGAGGTTCAACTGTCCGAAGCAGAAATTAAAGAGCGGCAGGCCAACTGGCAGCCGCCCCAACCCCGGGTCACCAAGGGCTACCTGGCCCGCTACGCTCGGCTGGTAACCTCGGCCGGCAAAGGCGCGGTGCTGACTTAGGGGATAGATTTAGAGAAATGCAGTATAAGCAAGAGGAGGTTTGCTCATGAAAATGTCCGGGGCGCAAATCCTGATCGATAGTTTAAAAGAAGCGGGCGTAGAGACGATATTCGGCTACCCCGGTGGGCAGGCGTTACCGATCTACGATGCCCTTTATGATTCCGATCTTCAGCACATTCTTGTCCGTCATGAGCAGGGGGCGGCCCATGCCGCCGACGGTTATGCCCGGGCTTCCGGCAAGGTGGGTGTGTGTCTGGCCACCTCCGGTCCCGGAGCTACGAATTTGGTCACCGGTATTGCCAATGCCTATATGGATTCGGTTCCCATGGTGGCCATTACCGGCCAGGTGCCTACCTTCCTGCTGGGCAGGGATTCCTTCCAGGAGGTGGATATTACCGGCATCACCCTCCCCATCACCAAACACAACTATATTGTCAAAGATATTAAGGATATGGGACGGATTGTTAAAGAAGCCTTTTACGTGGCCAGCACCGGCCGGCCCGGTCCGGTACTGATTGATATTCCCAAGGATATCTCCTCGGGGGAAATGGACTATGAGAGAAACGGCTGCCTGAATTTGCCCGGCTATAACCCGCCCCGGGAAGCCCGGGAGGATTTGGTCAATCAGGCCCTAAGGGCCATTGCTGAAAGCCGCTGCCCGGTGATCTACGCCGGAGGCGGGGTAATCAGCTCCGGGGCTCACCAGGAACTGAAGAAGCTGTCCGAAACCCTGCTGGCCCCGGTGACGGTTACCTTGATGGGTTTGGGCGGCTTTCCCGGCGATCATCCCCTATCCCTGGGAATGCTGGGCATGCACGGTTCAAAATATGCCAACTATGCCGTATGCGAGTGCGATCTGCTCATTGCGGTGGGCGTCCGGTTTGACGACCGGGTCACCGGGAAAATAGAGAGTTTTGCCTCCAATGCCAAGATCATTCATATTGACATAGATCCGGCAGAAATGGGAAAAAATGTACAGGTGGATATTCCCGTCACCGGGGATGTCAAACTGGTGCTCAACCAGTTGCTGGAGCGGTTGGAAGCCAGGATTCCCACAGCCTGGCAGGAGAAGATTGCCGCCTGGAAAAAGGAATATCCCTTTGACTATGACCGGACCGGGGAGACTTTGAAGCCCCAGCAGATCATCCGGGAAATCGACCGGCAAACCTCCGGTCAGGCCCGGATTACCACCGAAGTGGGGCAGCACCAGATGTGGGCGGCGCAGTATTACACCTATACCAAGCCCCGTTCCTTCATCTCCTCCGGGGGCCTGGGCACCATGGGCTACGGTTTTCCCGCCGCCATCGGCGTGCAGGTGGCCTGCCCGGAAGAGACGGTCTTTGACATTGCCGGGGACGGCAGCATTCAAATGAACATTCAGGAACTGGCCACGGCGGTGAATTATGAGCTGCCTGTCAATGTGGCCATCATGAATAACGGCTACCTGGGAATGGTTCGCCAGTGGCAGGAAATGCTTTACAACCGGCGTTATTCCCAGTCGGAAATGAAAAGTCCGGATTTTGTAAAACTGGCCGAATCTTACGGGGCCGAGGGCTACCGGATCACCCGTAAGGAAGAGGTGACCCCGGTGCTGCAGGCGGCTATCCAGTCCCGGAAGCCGGTTTTAATGGACTTTGTGGTGGAGCCGGAAGAAAATGTACTGCCCTTTGTACCTCCGGGTAAGGGGCTGAATGAAATGCTGGGTTAAGAAAGGGGTGGCTAAATGTACAGAACACTGGCCGTTTTAGTGGAGAACAGTCCCGGGGTATTGGCCCGGGTGGCCGGCCTTTTCAGCCGCCGGGGATATAACATTGACAGCCTGACGGTGGGCCGCACCGAAAATCCCGCCATCTCCCGCATGACCATTGTGGTGGAGGGAGACGACCGGATATTGGAACAGGTGACCAAACAGCTGCACAAATTGGTGGATGTCATCAAAATTAACGACATTACCGGTTCCCCCCATGTGGACCGGGAGATGGTCATCATCAAGGTAGGGGCCGACTCCGCCAGCCGGGGTGAGATTATGCAAATTACCCAAATCTTCCGGGCCAGCATTGTGGATTACGGGCACCGGAACCTGACCATCGAGTGTACCGGCAACCAGGAGAAAATCAGTGCTTTTGAAGAAGCTTTGCGACCCTTTGGCATCAAAGAACTGGTTCGCACCGGGAAAATTGCTGTGCTTAGGGGCTCCAAATTTACAAATATATCCAGAACAAAAGAGGAGGAATAAAAATGGTTAAAGTGTATTACGATTCCGATGCCAATTTAGAATTTCTGAAAGGTAAGAAGATTGCGGTGCTGGGTTATGGCAGCCAGGGGCACGCCCAGGCTCAGAGCCTTAAAGACAGCGGGCTGGATGTGGTAGTGGGACTGCGCAAAGACAGCGCCCGCTGGGCCAAAGCCCAGGCGGACGGACTGGAAGTGGACACTGTACCCGAAGCTTGCGCCAAGGCCGACGTTATCCAGATCCTGCTTCCCGATGAAATTCAGGGCCAGGTTTATGCCGAGGAAATTGCACCCTACCTTAGCGAAGGCAAAGCCTTAATGTTCTCCCACGGCTTCAACATCCATTTTGGGCAAATTGTGCCTCCCAAGAATGTTGACGTGTTCCTGGTGGCGCCCAAAAGTCCCGGACATCTGGTAAGACGGATGTATGCCGAAGGCAAGGGAGTTCCCGGCCTGGTGGCTGTGCATCAGGATTACACCGGCAAAGCCAAAGACATTGCCCTGGCCTATGCCAAGGGCATCGGTTGCACCAAAGCCGGCGTCTTTGAAACCAGCTTTAAGGAAGAAACCGAAACGGATCTCTTTGGTGAGCAGGCTGTACTTTGCGGAGGTGTCAGCGAGCTGATCAAAGCGGGTTTTGATACCCTGGTGGAAGCCGGCTATGCTCCGGAAATGGCTTACTTTGAATGCCTGCACGAATTAAAGCTGATTGTGGATCTTATTTACGAGGGCGGCTTATCCCGCATGAGATATTCTGTCAGCAACACTGCCGAGTACGGCGATTACATGATTGGCCCCCGCATTATCACCGAGGAAACCCGGGAGGAAATGCGCTATGTATTGCAGGAGATCCAGGACGGAACCTTTGCCCGCAACTGGATGCTGGAAAATCAGGTTAAGGGACCCCAATTCAACGCCATTCGCAAAATGGAAAAGGAACACCCCATTGAGCAGGTTGGGGCTGAGCTGCGTCAGATGATGCCCTGGCTCAAAAAATAGTTTAAGACATACCGAAGAGCTTGGCCATGGGCTTTGACTGTCCGCTTTCGGCCTTGGCTAAGTAACCCCCAGTCATGTTTGAATTGCAACATACTTAGAATTGAAAGATTCAAGTTGGAGGTAAAAAACCGAGAGCCGTGGCCTATGGCCAACGGCAGAAAGGGAGGGAGAGGCTTTGGAAATTACCTGCGCCGAAGCGTTGGTACGCTGCCTGGAATTGGAAGGTGTTGAGCTGGTGTTTGGTTATCCTGGTGGTGCCATCCTCCCTGTGTACGATGCCTTAAATGACAGCAAGATTAAGCATATATTAACCCGGCACGAGCAGGGGGCGGCCCATGCTGCCAGCGGGTATGCCCGCACCACGGGGAAGGTTGGAGTGTGCATGGCCACCTCCGGCCCCGGTGCTACCAATCTGGTAACCGGTTTGGCCAACGCCTACATGGATTCGATTCCTTTGGTGGCCATCACCGGCCAGGTTCCCACCTCCCAGGTGGGAACGGACGCTTTCCAGGAAGTGGACATCACCGGAATTACCATCCCCATTACCAAACACAATTATTTGGTTAAAGATGCTAAAACGCTGCCTTTAATCGTCAGAAGGGCCTTTCACATCGCCCGTACGGGCAGGCCCGGGCCGGTGCTCATCGACCTGCCCAAGGATGTGGCCAATACCCGGATTAAATTTAACTATCCCGAAGAAGTTCATTTAAAAGGTTATAAACCGACGGTGAAAGGGCACATTGCCCAGATCAATCAGGCAGCCAAACTGATGATGCAGGCGGAACGGCCGGTCATCTATGCCGGAGGCGGTGTGGTCAACGCCGAAGCCTCGGAGGAGCTGGTCTGGCTGGCAGAAACCCTGGACGCCCCGGTGGTGACCACCCTCATGGGTCTGGGAGCTTTCCCCGGCGACCACCGGTTGTTCCTGGGTATGCCGGGGCTGCACGGAAACCTGGCGGCCAATCTGGCGGTAACCCACAGCGACCTGCTGATTACCCTGGGAGCCCGGTTCGATGACCGGGTTACCGGGCGGATTGCAGGCTTTGCCCCGGGGGCCAGGGTAATCCACGTGGACATTGACCCGGCGGAGATCAGTAAAAACGTCATTTCCCACTTGCCCATCGTGGGCGATACCAAAAAGGTGCTGACAGATCTACTGGTGCGCCTGGATAAAAAGCAAAATCCCGGCTGGATTGAGCAGGTCAGTT is drawn from Desulforamulus ruminis DSM 2154 and contains these coding sequences:
- the ilvB gene encoding biosynthetic-type acetolactate synthase large subunit; protein product: MKMSGAQILIDSLKEAGVETIFGYPGGQALPIYDALYDSDLQHILVRHEQGAAHAADGYARASGKVGVCLATSGPGATNLVTGIANAYMDSVPMVAITGQVPTFLLGRDSFQEVDITGITLPITKHNYIVKDIKDMGRIVKEAFYVASTGRPGPVLIDIPKDISSGEMDYERNGCLNLPGYNPPREAREDLVNQALRAIAESRCPVIYAGGGVISSGAHQELKKLSETLLAPVTVTLMGLGGFPGDHPLSLGMLGMHGSKYANYAVCECDLLIAVGVRFDDRVTGKIESFASNAKIIHIDIDPAEMGKNVQVDIPVTGDVKLVLNQLLERLEARIPTAWQEKIAAWKKEYPFDYDRTGETLKPQQIIREIDRQTSGQARITTEVGQHQMWAAQYYTYTKPRSFISSGGLGTMGYGFPAAIGVQVACPEETVFDIAGDGSIQMNIQELATAVNYELPVNVAIMNNGYLGMVRQWQEMLYNRRYSQSEMKSPDFVKLAESYGAEGYRITRKEEVTPVLQAAIQSRKPVLMDFVVEPEENVLPFVPPGKGLNEMLG
- the ilvN gene encoding acetolactate synthase small subunit, which encodes MYRTLAVLVENSPGVLARVAGLFSRRGYNIDSLTVGRTENPAISRMTIVVEGDDRILEQVTKQLHKLVDVIKINDITGSPHVDREMVIIKVGADSASRGEIMQITQIFRASIVDYGHRNLTIECTGNQEKISAFEEALRPFGIKELVRTGKIAVLRGSKFTNISRTKEEE
- the ilvC gene encoding ketol-acid reductoisomerase gives rise to the protein MVKVYYDSDANLEFLKGKKIAVLGYGSQGHAQAQSLKDSGLDVVVGLRKDSARWAKAQADGLEVDTVPEACAKADVIQILLPDEIQGQVYAEEIAPYLSEGKALMFSHGFNIHFGQIVPPKNVDVFLVAPKSPGHLVRRMYAEGKGVPGLVAVHQDYTGKAKDIALAYAKGIGCTKAGVFETSFKEETETDLFGEQAVLCGGVSELIKAGFDTLVEAGYAPEMAYFECLHELKLIVDLIYEGGLSRMRYSVSNTAEYGDYMIGPRIITEETREEMRYVLQEIQDGTFARNWMLENQVKGPQFNAIRKMEKEHPIEQVGAELRQMMPWLKK
- the ilvB gene encoding biosynthetic-type acetolactate synthase large subunit, whose protein sequence is MEITCAEALVRCLELEGVELVFGYPGGAILPVYDALNDSKIKHILTRHEQGAAHAASGYARTTGKVGVCMATSGPGATNLVTGLANAYMDSIPLVAITGQVPTSQVGTDAFQEVDITGITIPITKHNYLVKDAKTLPLIVRRAFHIARTGRPGPVLIDLPKDVANTRIKFNYPEEVHLKGYKPTVKGHIAQINQAAKLMMQAERPVIYAGGGVVNAEASEELVWLAETLDAPVVTTLMGLGAFPGDHRLFLGMPGLHGNLAANLAVTHSDLLITLGARFDDRVTGRIAGFAPGARVIHVDIDPAEISKNVISHLPIVGDTKKVLTDLLVRLDKKQNPGWIEQVSSWKEEHAHRYQQEGELLKPQYVIEEIYRHSKGDVIVSTDVGQHQMWVAQHFPFKEPRALVTSGGLGVMGFGLPGAIGAQIGRPEKTVVLVTGDGSFQMSLNELSTAAEQELPLKIVVLNNRCLGMVRQLQEFYCEKRYTAVDFGFVPDFAALARVYGFKGYTVNTAEELQSALTEAFQDPGPVLIDCSVDPNENVLPMVLAGKDICDPV